One Sulfolobus sp. S-194 DNA segment encodes these proteins:
- a CDS encoding nucleotidyltransferase family protein, with protein MKAVILAGGYGKRLRPLTDDKPKPLVEVAGKPIIEWQIHWLKSFGITSFFVLAGYKKEALIEWISKNQQRLDVSIATLTEEEPLGTGGAIRRLKDFINEDFIVINGDILTNIDISRMVLKDCIVAIALVPLRSPYGIVTIDENGKIIRFVEKPLLKEYWINAGVYKMKPEVFEYLPEKGDIEKITFPSLAEKGLLKGVTYENVYWRSIDTIKDYEEASVEVPEVFKKL; from the coding sequence ATGAAAGCTGTAATTTTAGCTGGAGGTTACGGTAAAAGATTAAGACCTTTAACTGATGATAAACCTAAACCTCTTGTTGAAGTTGCTGGGAAACCTATTATTGAATGGCAAATCCATTGGTTAAAGAGTTTTGGTATTACTTCTTTCTTTGTGCTAGCCGGTTACAAAAAAGAAGCTCTTATTGAATGGATTTCAAAAAACCAACAAAGACTTGATGTATCGATTGCCACATTAACAGAAGAGGAACCATTAGGTACTGGTGGTGCTATAAGGAGGCTTAAAGATTTCATAAATGAAGATTTCATAGTTATAAATGGAGATATACTTACTAACATTGATATTAGCAGGATGGTATTAAAAGATTGTATTGTAGCTATAGCCCTAGTTCCTTTAAGGAGCCCATATGGTATTGTAACTATAGACGAAAATGGAAAAATAATACGTTTTGTAGAAAAACCCTTATTAAAAGAATACTGGATAAATGCTGGTGTCTATAAGATGAAACCAGAGGTTTTCGAATATTTACCAGAAAAAGGAGATATTGAAAAAATAACATTTCCGTCTCTAGCTGAAAAAGGTTTACTTAAAGGAGTTACCTATGAAAACGTTTACTGGAGATCAATAGATACTATAAAAGATTACGAAGAAGCATCAGTAGAAGTGCCAGAGGTATTTAAGAAGTTATGA
- a CDS encoding methylated-DNA--[protein]-cysteine S-methyltransferase produces the protein MIVYGLYKSPFGPITVAKNEKGFVMLDFCDCAERSSLNNDYFTDFFYKLDLYFEGKKVDLTEPIDLKPFNEFRIRVFKEVMRVKWGEVRTYKQVADAVKTSPRAVGTALSKNNVLLIIPCHRVIGEKSLGGYSRGIELKRKLLELEGIDVTKLIEK, from the coding sequence ATGATAGTTTACGGCCTTTATAAAAGCCCTTTCGGTCCAATTACAGTAGCTAAAAATGAGAAAGGATTTGTTATGCTAGATTTTTGTGATTGTGCAGAAAGGAGTTCTCTTAATAATGATTATTTTACAGACTTCTTTTATAAATTAGATTTGTATTTTGAAGGGAAGAAGGTTGATCTAACAGAGCCTATCGATCTTAAACCTTTTAATGAGTTTAGGATAAGAGTATTCAAAGAGGTAATGAGAGTAAAGTGGGGTGAGGTAAGGACTTATAAGCAAGTAGCTGATGCTGTGAAGACATCACCTAGAGCCGTTGGTACAGCACTATCGAAAAATAATGTACTATTAATAATACCATGTCATAGGGTTATTGGAGAAAAAAGCTTAGGCGGATATTCAAGAGGGATAGAGCTAAAGAGAAAATTACTTGAATTGGAAGGAATAGATGTGACTAAATTAATAGAAAAATAA